A single Blastopirellula retiformator DNA region contains:
- a CDS encoding universal stress protein, with amino-acid sequence MIRSVLLALDASEASQTAKRMAIRFCRDHNQREDMPSVAIHLTGVAVVDTPNICAPMAVPLGAGAYKKDRDETLLAKANEEAEAILSQFEADCVEAGVPHTAVRSEGLPYEQIEAVSRTHDVIMIGHDTNFHYETHKTISETVRRLLLDNARPVIVFPKEAPTNDSVVISYDGSIPASHALHMWTLLRLRRPETKVHVVSVDRDLAVAQRHCDEAAELLRYHQVQATLHPTKLTSSVVNQLSEVIDEIAPRTVIMGAYGSGGFREALFGSSTNKMLENAKTLLFLYK; translated from the coding sequence ATGATCCGCAGCGTGCTACTGGCGCTTGACGCCAGCGAAGCGAGTCAAACCGCCAAGCGAATGGCCATTCGATTCTGTCGCGACCACAATCAGCGCGAGGACATGCCGAGCGTGGCGATTCATCTGACCGGCGTGGCGGTTGTCGACACTCCCAACATCTGCGCACCGATGGCGGTGCCGCTAGGCGCCGGGGCCTACAAGAAAGATCGCGACGAAACTTTGCTCGCCAAGGCGAACGAAGAAGCGGAAGCGATCCTCAGCCAGTTCGAGGCTGACTGCGTCGAAGCGGGCGTACCGCATACCGCGGTCCGTAGTGAAGGTCTACCGTACGAACAGATCGAAGCGGTATCGCGTACCCACGACGTGATCATGATCGGTCACGACACCAACTTCCACTACGAGACGCACAAGACGATTAGCGAGACGGTTCGCCGCTTGTTGCTCGACAACGCCCGGCCGGTGATCGTCTTCCCGAAAGAGGCGCCGACCAACGACTCGGTGGTGATCAGCTACGACGGCAGCATCCCCGCGTCGCACGCGCTGCACATGTGGACGCTGCTGCGGCTGCGTCGCCCCGAGACCAAGGTGCACGTCGTCAGCGTCGATCGCGATCTGGCGGTCGCCCAAAGGCACTGCGACGAAGCGGCCGAACTGCTCCGTTATCATCAGGTCCAAGCGACGTTGCATCCGACCAAGTTGACCAGCAGCGTCGTCAACCAATTGTCGGAAGTGATCGACGAAATCGCGCCCCGCACGGTGATCATGGGCGCCTACGGCAGCGGCGGTTTCCGCGAAGCGCTGTTTGGGTCGTCGACCAACAAGATGCTGGAGAACGCCAAGACGCTATTGTTCTTGTACAAGTAA